In Heliangelus exortis chromosome 27, bHelExo1.hap1, whole genome shotgun sequence, the genomic window GGTAggtgaaaaaacccacccaagTCTTCATTCCCTGGACCGAACCCTTGGGCAAGGCTGGAGATCCACCCCACACGATTTACTGAGTCCCCCCCCTCTCTTTGCACACCTTGGGGGTCATATCATGGGTGATGCAGAACTCGAggtgctgcaggatgctctCCATGGTGTGGTAGGGCTGCTGCTTGGTGGTCCGGAGGTATTTCTGCATGGCCCGAGCCATGGAGGCGAAGATGGCCTGAGCTGCCTCCCGAGGGTCCATGATCTCCCTTGGGTTCTTCTgatcctcctcctgcagcctcttgATGTGGGTGAAAGCTTCTTCCACCGCCACCACCAACCTGCCAGGAGGAAATCCATGGCTGTGGAGACCCCACCTCCAAGAGATGGCAGGAACCCACCTCCCACCCTAAAACCCTTTCGGGAGAAGATCTTGGCTGGCGCCGCTCAACCCTCGCACTTGGAGGTGAAACACCACAACCCCTTCCTGCcactcatagaatcacagaatcctagaattggctgggttggaagggacctcagagctcatcaagtccaacccttgatccattccccccgtggttcccagcccatggcactgagtgccacatccaggctcttttgaaatatctccagggatggagaatccaccccttccctgggcagcccattccaatgcctgatcaccctctccagaaagaaattctttctaatgtccaacctaaacctcccctggcacaacttgagacctcttgtgccctcttgtcttgctgagagttgcctgggaaaagagcccaacccccccctggctccaacctcctttcagggagttgtagagagtgatgaggtctcccctgagcctcctcttctccagcctcaacacccccagctccctcagcccttcctcacaggaattctgctggatcccttcccagcctccttgctcttctctggacctgctccagcacctcaatctccttcctgagctgaggggcccagaactggacacaggactcaagctgtggcctccccagggctgagcacaggggcagaatcccttccctggacctgctggtgatgctgttcctgagccagcccaggatgccattggccttcttggccacctgggcacactgctgcctcctcttcagcttcctggcaatccagactcccagctcccttcctgccactctgtgcccagcctggagctccccatggggttgttgtggccaaagtgcagaaCCCGGCACTTgtccttgttgaacctcatccccttgggatcagcccaactctaGCTCCTCAGGGACACTGTGGGACACCAGGGGACAGcaacccagcacccaccagcacccataCCTGGCCCGACGCTTCCGAACCCGGCGCTCGTGCTCGGCCTCCTCGTAGTAATATTCGTTGTGGCTGTTGTCGCGCCGGCGCGCGGCTGCTGCGATGACCGCCCGGGACTGTCCCGTGGAGTTGTTGGTGGTGTTCtctacaggaggaaaaaaaataagggaaggaagggttttttttagggtAGTGTTGAGTgagttggttggttttttggttgagGTGGACCCAatgcttccccctcctcccctttgcCCCACGGTTTGGCCGCTCCCGGTTCTCCAGAGTCGAAGAGGAGGAACCTCCGGAGGAAGCCCTAGGGAATGGGgtaagaaaggaggagaaaaggagaaaaaggagggaaggggagctCACCCTCGCCGAGGGAATAGACCTTAAATCCCGACATTTTCTTGGAGAGGAGGGATTTGGGCAGGTTGAGGAGGGCGGGGTTGTAGACCGGGAAATCGTGGTAATAATTCTCCAGGATCCAGACGGCCGCTcgctggatgctgcagggagaCACGGGGGGGGAAGGTGGTGAGCACCTTCCTGGGACCAGGGACAcgtggagggagggagggggacaCAGAGAGACAGCATGGGGGGGTCTGAACATGgctgcatgtgtgtgtgtgcacacattaATGCCATTACATGTATGTACAAGCACACACCAGTGCCCGTGCACGTGTATGTGCACATATCAATGCCCCAAAGCACATATGATGCTCACACATGAATGCCCATGCATGCAAGTCCCTGTGTATGCCCAAATTTcacagctggacttgatgatctggAAGGTCTTCACcaacctgtcctggtttgggccaggagaaaggggattttctgtcttgtacttttgctttcagctcgGTCTCTtgtaaggagctgcacttggggaaatgaacagcaagtttctcaggcagtggctgcttctaggactgataactccatgtttatagttactgctagagcctggtgtgcagagccaaggacactgctgcTATTccccaaaaaaatcctgaatgGATAATGAAGGACCAGGCTCTTCCCTCTGTAGCCCCCATGACCCTGCAATTTGGCTACGGGGTTCAATAGGGTCTATTGCACAAAAAAGTGACTTTTCCTCAGCTTCTGGACCCCTTACTCACCACCTCAACGTGAGGAGAagcttttttcctgtgaaggagaagcttttttccagcttttttcctggcccagcttgcccagagaggttgtggagtctccttctctgaaggCTTCCAAACCCCAgctggatgcattcctgtgtgccctgccctgggggatcctgctggggcatCCCTGGGGCTCCATcatctctggaggtcccttccaacccctgacatcCCGTGGTCTTGTGCACGCACACAGAGCTTTGGCATCCCTTCCACTTGAGGTTTTTTATCACCTCCTATTCCCCAAAAAAGTCCTGAATGGATAATGAAGGACCAGGCTCTCCCCTCAGTAACCCCCATGACCCTCCAATTTGGCTACGGGGTTCAATAGGGTCTACTGCACAAAAAAGTGgcttttcctcagcttctgGACCCCTTACTTTGTCTCATGGATCAAGTGCCTTAGAACATAGGCCAGAGGACAGCAGCATTTATAAGCTTTTGAAagatcaaaatttaaaaataaaagacagagaACCAAGAAGATGAAAGCAAGTTCAGAATTTGTCATTTCTGGTGGCCAAGGACACAGACGAGTGACCAACAAGACCAAGGAGCAGTGAGAAGACGAGCAAGTATCTTCAGTGatgatgtcctggtttgggccaggagaaaggggattttctgtcttgtaattttgctttcagctaagtagttgcacttggggaaatgaacagcaagtttctcaggcagtgtctgctcctgggactgataacactccatgtttatagCTACTGctagagcctggtgtgcagagccaaggccactgctcagctctgaggaacattttaccctccaagaggaataaagaggtcccacctgcagcctcctttggggaggaatggacaagatagatgccagaattgaccaaacagagcattccatcccatacacctcatcctcaggatacATCAGACCCAACAGAGGATTCCATACCATACACCCCATCCTcaggattccatcccatactcCCCATCCTCAGGATACATCAGACCcaacagaggattccatcccatacacccCATCCTcaggattccatcccatactcCCCATCCTCAGGATACATCAGACCcaacagaggattccatcccatacacccCATCCTcaggattccatcccatactcCCCATCCTCAGGATACATCAGACCcaacagaggattccatcccatacacccCATCCTcaggattccatcccatacacctcagGATAAACTGGAGGGCTCACCAGGGCCCGGTGATTAAACCGAGTTAACACACGGTCCGGCAAATCCCTCCATGTCCTGCTTTGGGCAAATCCCTCTGCACCGGATGGAATTCCACCCCAAACCCACGTGCATGGCCACCCACGCCCACCCAAAACCCAGAGGCAGGGACCCCCCGGGCTCCCCCCTTACCTGAGGTGCCCGACGTTGTAGAAGCGGCTGACGCCGTCGGCCGAGCGCACGGCCTTGAGCGTGaactggggctggagctgccgCAGCTCCAGGAGAACCACGGCCAAGTAGTGGACAAAAAGCAAAGCGTCCACCAACGAGACAGCGTATTGCACCACCCCCTGATAATTCCTGTCCCGGGAATCCAGGATCCTCACCCCGTAGAAAAGCCAGTAGGAAACGACAAGGAGGAAGACGAGGACCATGAGGAGAGCGCGGAAGACAAAGACTCGAGGGAAGAAAGCTTTGGGGCGGCGGAAAAAAAGAGCCCAACTTCccaagaggaggatgaggagttTGAAGGCAACGGAGATGAAGAGCCCTTCGCAAGGGGTCCCGCAAGGCTCCAGCTCCTCCCGCCACAGCACTTGGGGCAGGAGCATGAAGGCGAGGGGGGTGAGGAAGGCAAGAAGTGCCAGTGCCCCGGCCAGCGAGACGCCCAAGTGCCGGGAGCAGTCCAGGTGGGCGCTGTCCTCCATGTCCTTGGTGATGCGGGTAATGTCATCGTGTGAGATGCTGTGCTCCGACGTCCCCGTCACCACCGTGGTGGTTTCCCCCCAGTTGTCATCCTGGGAAAAAGGGCAGATGAGAAGGTTAGTTGAAGGATTGCTCCAGagccgccccccccccccccccgcaacACCCTTATCCAACCCCATCCAGCAAACCTCCAAGCCTGGCACGTTGCCTGGAGCCATCACCCCCATTTCTCAGCTCGGGGGGGAGGGTGGGGCGGGCAGCACTTTGGCTGGAGCCCTCTAGGAAAATCCCAtctgcagctccagtgctgcctcgttccacctccccagcactggCCGGAGCAGCTTTGGAAGTGGGAAGGTCCCCAGGCCAATCCCCTCATTAGCAGGGCCAGAAGGAACATGCCCAACACACCCTCCCCGCCGCGCCGGCGGGAGCTGCCGCCTCCAGGAGGACAAATTCACCActgagctggcagctgggagGCTTGGACAGCTTCCCCAAaaaccccctcccctccagctggagggggtggggaaaCAACCCCTCCCCAGTCCATCCCTTCCCAGATGAAACCTGGActgcagaggagggaggagatgctggaaaacACCACCCTgggctgtctgtctgtctgtcatcTGTCTGTCCTCTCCCAGGCTTCAAGGTTCTGGTTCACAGCACTTTGGCATCCCCACCACTTGGGGTGTCATCATCTCCTATTtccacccccacctcccagACTTCTGCAGGAAAGCCAGGAATTCTCTTCCAAACAGCAAACTAAAACCCCAGCCTGGGTTTTTCCGGAGGGAtgtggagcagaggaagggcCAGAAGGATCAGCCCATATCCCAGCCCATTCCCAGGTAAATCCACCTTGCTCCAGCTGGACTGGGCAGGCTCAGCTACCACCATCACAAACTCTCCTGGTGGGGGAAGAACAGAGCTGGAGGTGCCTATGTGGGTGGCTGGAGATGATGAAAGGTGGGGATGGGGTTGGATGGAGCTGAGGATGCTCTTCCCTGACCCAGGGATCCTGCCAGGAGGATCCAGGGGTTATCACAACCTGCATAAGGATGAGCCAAGTCAAGCCAAAAGCTGGACCTGATCCAGCTCCAAcctggggagattccatttgaacacaagaggaaattttttcactctgaggacagtcagacaccGGGATGggctcccaggggaaggggtggattcccccactctggaaagtttgaattctcagctcagtgctgagacatctcacatcACCAGTAGGGTTGGACCAGttgatccttgaggtcccttcccacccgACATCCTCTGATTCTACAACTGATTCTATGACCCCTCAGGAGTGGATCCTTAGGGAGTGAATCCCTAGGGAATTTtccaccctgggcagcccatgcCCACCCTGGTTGTTTCCCCAGTTACCACCACAGCAGGTCCCTTTCATTTGCTCCCCCTTGCACCCTtgctgctggcaccagcccGACCGGCTCAACCACTCCACTGGGGAGCACCAGGAATGCCGGGAGCCCCCACGCCTGGTGGGGCTCCCACCCTCAGCAACATCCCCACGgcaagatcatagaatcatggaattggctgggttggaagggacctcagagctcatcaagtccaacccttgctccactccccccgtggttcccagcccatggcactgagtgccacatccaggctcttttgaaatatctccagggatggagaatccaccccttccctgggcagcccattccaatgcctgagcaccctctccagaaagaaattctttctcatgtccaacctaaacctcccctggcacaacttgagacctcttgcgccctcttgtcttgctgagagttgcctgggaaaagagcccaacccccccctggctccaacctcctttcagggagttggagagagtgatgaggtctcccctgagcctcctcttctccagcctcaacacccccagctccctcagcccttcctcacaggaattctgctggatcccttcccagcctccttgctcttctctggacctgctccagcacctcaatctccttcctgagctgaggggcccagaactggacacaggactcaagctgtggcctccccagggctgagtacaggggcagaatcccttccctggacctgctggccacgctgttcctgagccagcccaggatgccattggccttcttggccacctgggcacactgctgcctcctcttcagcttcctggcaatccagactcccagctccctttctgccactctgtgctcagcctggagctccccatggggttgttgtgttgaacctcatcccgttgggatcagcccaactctccagtctgtccaggtccctctgcagagccctcctgccttccagctgatccacactcccccccagcttagtgtcatctgcaaagaTGCCAACCTTGGTGCCCAACTCACCCTGTCATCCCCCCGGGTTGACTCATTGTCCAACAAGGGCTCTCCTGGTGCTTGGATGGTCACGGATTTGTCTCCACGGCTCCCATCTCGGCTTTTGGAGCGGTGTCGGTCCCGCCGGTCCCTgggaaggcaaaaagaaagaggagcagGATGGGTGCAGTGGGGTGGCAGAGTCTGTTGGGGCCaggggcacccagcaccccctcaCCTGTGCTTGCGGGAGCTGCGGGAATGCCCGGATTTGTAGGAATAACCCGAGTATTGGGACTCATTGTCCATGGTGTCGGAGAGCCGGGGCTTGTGCCGCTCCACCCTGAGGATTTTGGGTCTCCTCGGCCCTGGGACAGCAGCCAGGGCCTCCTTCAGAGGGGGCTTCTTCAGGCCCAGGGGCACCTTCAAGAAGTCGACTGTCACCTTGAGGGACTCTATTTTGATCACCTGGCTGGGCTCGTTCCAGGAGAAAAGGGCTCAccctcctgcagaaaaaaagagatggctcagcagcctcctggggatcccttcaccagcacccatcccacccctccTGCACCACCAAGCTCCAGCCCTGGTGGGAAATGATGATGGGACaattccagagatggggcagagGTGGCCAccttccttcctcccatccCCTTAATTAACACCACTGCACCATCAGCTCCAGTTTGGGGTGATTTACACTTCAATTAATATCCCAATCCTTCTTTTAACTTGCCAAGAAGAGTGCCTAGGGTGGGggccaaaacaaaacaaaacaaaacaaaaaaaaaaaaagaaaagaaaaaaggaatgaatAATCGGGCACAGGCAACGTTTCAGGCCCATCTGGCAGCACAGGGCTCTGCCTGGACACGTTTCCCAGTGCTGAGATCTCACACCCAGGAGATGGGAAAAGGAGCCCCAGTTTTTCCAGGAGCTTTGAgccagggagaccttggaggaactggggacatcccaggctgctgggagccaCCAAGGAGGGACTTGGCCCTGTCTGGGGCCACACTGGCGGCATCACCTGGCTTACAGAGTCACAGCATCCTGTACCCATCCCAGAGACCCATTACTGTCCTTTTCAGGCATAAAAGTGCACACACGTGTATAAAAGTGCACACACGTGCTGATGGTGCCACATCTGATGGTGTCACAGGGGTCCTGCCAAAtcctcctgtgctggggggctgtgggcaTCTCCCAAATTCCcaacccccccttcccagccatcactgccagcctgggggGGTCCCGCTGGCTGCGTTTGGGGGTTACCAGGGAAATGCCCTTGCAACCCACTAAAACCCAAATGGCTTCTGGCCTCTTTTCCAAAGCTtcaaggaggggggggagatggggtcgaagaggcaaaaaaataaaaaaaggggggacagctgggaggggggggggaagtgaTCCTTTTGTCACAGATGCTGGATGCTCACACATTTATCACTATGGAAAcaaaagcccccccccccccactccgTGCTGGTTGTCTAGGAGATGGCAACAGGGCCTGGAGCTCGTCCCAGCATCCCCAGCGAGTGatgggggaaggggctgggagagaaaggacccccctgtgccccccaacccctttttctcctgcctgccccccccccccccccctcttctaGGCTTTGTTTGCAGGCAGGGATCAAGTTTCTGCCAGTAACAATGCTGCTGCCTCCATTCAAGGACCTGCTTGGCCCCAGTCTGGACCAGTAACACCATTAAGGCTGTCGATACTGGGACTGACTCACCAGTGGGGTGGCGTGGGATGTCGGGGTGAGGCGGCTGCTGGTGGGTGCTGACCCCCGTCCCGGTGATCACCGAGGCACCTGGGGCATCCTGAGCCTCCGGAGGCATTGGagggggctgggcaggggggggcTCTCACCAGATGGGTGCCCACGCCGGGGGGCTGGGGTAGAGCTGGGGGGAagcaagggagaaggaaaaaag contains:
- the VANGL2 gene encoding vang-like protein 2, which codes for MDNESQYSGYSYKSGHSRSSRKHRDRRDRHRSKSRDGSRGDKSVTIQAPGEPLLDNESTRGDDRDDNWGETTTVVTGTSEHSISHDDITRITKDMEDSAHLDCSRHLGVSLAGALALLAFLTPLAFMLLPQVLWREELEPCGTPCEGLFISVAFKLLILLLGSWALFFRRPKAFFPRVFVFRALLMVLVFLLVVSYWLFYGVRILDSRDRNYQGVVQYAVSLVDALLFVHYLAVVLLELRQLQPQFTLKAVRSADGVSRFYNVGHLSIQRAAVWILENYYHDFPVYNPALLNLPKSLLSKKMSGFKVYSLGEENTTNNSTGQSRAVIAAAARRRDNSHNEYYYEEAEHERRVRKRRARLVVAVEEAFTHIKRLQEEDQKNPREIMDPREAAQAIFASMARAMQKYLRTTKQQPYHTMESILQHLEFCITHDMTPKAFLERYLTAGPTIQYHKDRWLAKQWTLVSEEPVTNGLKDGVVFVLKRQDFSLVVSTKKIPFFKLSEEFVDPKSHKFVMRLQSETSV